A genomic region of Candidatus Cloacimonadota bacterium contains the following coding sequences:
- a CDS encoding T9SS type A sorting domain-containing protein, which translates to MKRIIIFLILLFFVHILSAVIVGYEQAQQVAEHHLIIHKKTDLGIADFFEMKDENGKTLSYIFQLNPKGFIAVSSNTDIYPVIGYSFLNNFSDLDIPQNTGYQYLKQDMKLRLEAIPLTDENLKQSNRILWEQYLNRTYEQTQNRNNIYPPEGYSPTEGWIDTQWHQGEPYYNFCPLDPENMQRSIVGCGATALAQILHYHKYIGDVSFDDSDDYVSTNTYPYIYIDDDFQLYDFPSFPQLNPYLDELKIVYENYDLPTEDMIAALNFASGIPLEMRYSSSASSIDYLDIVAQAFLEKFNYDSAIFTEEINTNFYTTLQNDMIQARPVNIAAMSGPYYGHSFLCDGYNGNDNTFHLNMGWGGSSDGWYSLPENIPGGFTDLCEAVINIEGGTVPFTVSGAVVCESAPLEETIITFDGPRYHEVYLEDESGGFQIPILFPGIYTVTATIELEEGGYFHYQEDVLLDEDNYILIIEMDDYTTINGTVSADVNTENSHINIYQNDELVNSGVADENGDFSIPGLLPGDYTATASLNGNYFDQQEITITAENQNIDFHLEEYSYDFTFNFAGEASGQLQLFQFMSCAIRISGGDLLGHEDDIFSRVEFIAPFDPEEGELYAQIWKNENLVYEQQIMDFTEGEWLDVVFDDLFTVDVNAEYFIGYRIYSLSGNVSAAFHDEGPMIAGNGAYIYTSSWMPLPDSYDVNFCIKGIVASQSSMISSDDVINQTEFYLGKNYPNPFSTTTTIQFTTGNTAENTEILIYNVKGQKVRTFENLECINHVNAKATQSLYSITWNGKDDKGKSVNSGIYFYKLKSGNYEKAKKMILMR; encoded by the coding sequence ATGAAAAGGATAATAATTTTTCTGATTTTATTATTTTTTGTACATATTCTTTCAGCAGTAATTGTTGGATATGAACAGGCACAACAAGTTGCAGAACATCATCTGATTATTCATAAAAAAACCGATTTGGGAATTGCTGACTTTTTTGAAATGAAAGATGAAAACGGAAAAACTCTATCTTACATTTTCCAGTTAAATCCAAAAGGATTCATCGCTGTATCTTCCAATACAGATATTTACCCGGTGATTGGATATTCCTTTCTCAACAATTTCAGCGATTTGGATATTCCGCAAAATACAGGATATCAATATTTGAAACAGGATATGAAATTAAGATTGGAAGCAATTCCTCTTACTGATGAAAACCTGAAACAATCAAATCGAATCTTGTGGGAGCAATACCTGAATAGAACTTATGAACAAACACAGAACAGGAATAATATCTATCCTCCTGAAGGTTATAGTCCCACAGAAGGTTGGATCGATACACAATGGCACCAAGGAGAACCATATTATAATTTCTGCCCGCTCGATCCTGAAAATATGCAGAGAAGTATTGTCGGGTGCGGAGCAACAGCATTAGCACAAATCTTACATTATCATAAGTATATCGGTGATGTTAGTTTTGATGATAGTGATGATTATGTTTCGACCAATACTTATCCATACATTTATATCGATGATGACTTTCAACTTTATGACTTTCCATCTTTTCCCCAATTAAATCCATACCTCGATGAACTGAAGATAGTTTATGAGAATTATGATTTGCCAACTGAAGATATGATCGCAGCTCTGAATTTTGCATCCGGCATTCCGCTGGAAATGAGATATTCTTCATCTGCTTCTTCCATTGATTATTTAGATATTGTAGCACAGGCATTTTTGGAAAAGTTTAATTATGATTCTGCTATTTTTACAGAGGAAATTAATACTAATTTTTATACAACTCTTCAAAACGATATGATTCAAGCACGTCCGGTTAACATAGCTGCTATGTCCGGTCCATATTACGGTCATTCGTTTCTCTGTGATGGCTATAATGGAAATGATAATACATTTCATCTGAATATGGGTTGGGGAGGAAGTTCTGATGGCTGGTATTCTTTACCGGAAAATATTCCCGGTGGTTTTACTGATTTATGTGAAGCGGTAATCAATATCGAAGGTGGAACTGTTCCTTTCACCGTTTCCGGAGCAGTTGTTTGTGAAAGTGCCCCTTTGGAAGAAACTATTATCACTTTTGATGGACCAAGATATCACGAAGTTTATCTCGAAGATGAATCTGGTGGTTTCCAAATTCCAATTTTGTTTCCGGGAATTTATACTGTTACTGCGACAATTGAATTAGAAGAAGGCGGATATTTCCATTATCAGGAAGATGTTCTATTAGATGAAGACAATTATATTCTGATCATCGAGATGGATGATTACACAACAATTAACGGAACAGTTTCTGCTGATGTTAATACTGAAAATTCGCACATCAATATTTATCAGAATGATGAATTAGTCAATTCGGGAGTTGCGGATGAGAATGGAGATTTTTCTATTCCCGGATTATTACCGGGAGATTATACTGCCACTGCAAGTTTAAACGGGAATTATTTCGATCAGCAAGAGATAACGATCACCGCAGAAAATCAGAATATCGATTTTCATTTGGAAGAATATTCCTACGATTTTACTTTCAATTTTGCCGGAGAAGCGAGCGGACAATTGCAGTTGTTCCAATTTATGAGTTGTGCCATCCGTATTTCGGGAGGAGATTTGCTTGGTCATGAAGATGATATTTTCTCACGAGTCGAGTTCATTGCTCCCTTCGATCCTGAAGAAGGTGAATTATATGCTCAAATCTGGAAGAACGAGAATTTAGTTTATGAGCAGCAGATAATGGATTTCACCGAAGGAGAATGGCTCGATGTTGTTTTTGATGATCTTTTTACAGTAGATGTGAATGCGGAATATTTTATCGGTTACAGAATCTATTCTCTTTCCGGGAATGTCTCCGCCGCTTTTCATGATGAAGGTCCAATGATCGCAGGAAATGGTGCTTATATTTATACATCGAGCTGGATGCCACTTCCGGATTCTTATGATGTGAATTTCTGTATTAAAGGAATTGTTGCATCTCAAAGTTCAATGATTAGTTCTGATGATGTAATCAATCAAACGGAATTTTATCTGGGAAAAAACTATCCAAATCCATTTAGCACAACAACTACGATTCAGTTCACCACCGGGAACACCGCGGAAAACACCGAGATTTTGATTTATAATGTAAAAGGACAGAAGGTAAGAACTTTTGAAAATTTGGAGTGCATTAACCATGTTAATGCAAAAGCGACACAGTCGCTTTATTCCATAACTTGGAACGGAAAAGACGACAAAGGAAAATCAGTAAATTCCGGTATTTATTTCTACAAACTGAAATCCGGTAATTATGAGAAAGCGAAAAAGATGATTTTAATGCGGTAA
- a CDS encoding CocE/NonD family hydrolase, whose translation MEVKLNSKPKKEIDNKTNPIDFLWTQKIPLRDGLSLNATIYKPKQEKPVPAIFTLTPYIADSYHSNAVYFTQNGYAFAAIDCRGRGNSEGTFEPNADEGKDGYDIVEWLTEQSWCDGSVAMWGGSYSGFNQWMTIKEFPPHLKTIIPVASSHMAVDFPIYRNIFFPYIIQWLTWTSGRTLNTNLFKDQKFWREKFRELYLNHLPFKELDRIVGNTSSYFQTWLKHPCPDKYWSTRALTSEQYKKLNIPILTITGHYDADQPGAMQYYKMHKKYSSLENFNHYLIIGPWDHAGTRNPEKKFGGLEFGENSLLDMKKLNKEWYDWILKNGKKPKFLKDKVCYYLMEADEWKFAINLDSISNQTKRLYLNSNEEKANSFEQPGVLSEIFPENSQPDKYIYDPLDVRPAELETEDRDNYLTDQKFIKDLFGNGLIYQTLPFEENTEITGYVKFSTWISLNVPDTDFEVTLFEILPDGSSIFLTQDFMRARYRESLKQEKLIIPGEINRYEFAGFTFFSRLIRKNSRLRLLIKSPNSIYIQKNYNSGGVVAEESGKDARTALITLYHDAEYQSYLDIPVVV comes from the coding sequence TTGGAGGTAAAATTGAATTCTAAACCCAAAAAAGAGATCGACAATAAAACGAATCCGATCGATTTTCTCTGGACCCAAAAAATTCCTTTGCGAGATGGACTTTCCCTGAATGCCACGATCTATAAACCAAAACAGGAAAAGCCGGTTCCTGCGATTTTCACACTCACTCCCTACATTGCTGATTCATATCATTCAAATGCAGTTTATTTTACTCAAAACGGATATGCTTTTGCTGCGATAGATTGCCGCGGTAGAGGAAATTCGGAAGGAACTTTCGAGCCGAATGCGGATGAAGGAAAAGACGGATACGACATTGTCGAATGGCTGACTGAACAATCATGGTGTGATGGTTCGGTTGCGATGTGGGGAGGTTCTTATTCAGGTTTCAATCAGTGGATGACCATTAAGGAATTTCCTCCTCATCTGAAAACGATTATTCCGGTCGCTTCCTCGCACATGGCTGTTGATTTTCCAATTTACAGGAATATTTTCTTTCCGTATATAATACAATGGTTGACCTGGACGAGTGGTCGAACTCTCAACACGAATCTCTTTAAAGATCAGAAATTCTGGAGAGAGAAGTTCCGAGAACTTTATTTGAACCATCTTCCTTTTAAAGAACTGGATCGAATAGTCGGAAATACATCGTCTTATTTCCAAACCTGGCTCAAGCATCCCTGTCCTGATAAATACTGGTCAACGCGAGCATTAACCTCCGAACAATATAAGAAGCTGAATATTCCGATTTTAACGATCACCGGTCATTATGATGCGGATCAACCGGGAGCAATGCAGTATTACAAAATGCACAAAAAATATTCCTCTTTAGAAAATTTCAATCACTATTTGATCATCGGTCCCTGGGATCATGCCGGAACCAGAAATCCCGAAAAAAAATTTGGCGGATTGGAATTTGGAGAAAACAGCTTGCTGGATATGAAAAAACTCAACAAAGAATGGTATGACTGGATTTTAAAAAATGGAAAGAAACCAAAATTTCTTAAAGATAAAGTTTGTTATTATTTAATGGAAGCAGATGAATGGAAATTTGCGATAAATCTCGATTCTATTTCAAACCAGACAAAACGACTCTACCTGAATTCCAATGAAGAGAAAGCAAACAGTTTTGAACAGCCGGGAGTATTATCGGAAATCTTTCCGGAAAATTCACAACCGGACAAATATATTTATGATCCTCTCGATGTGCGACCTGCTGAACTGGAAACAGAAGATCGAGATAACTATCTGACTGATCAGAAATTTATTAAAGATCTTTTTGGTAATGGTTTGATCTATCAAACTCTACCATTTGAAGAGAATACTGAAATCACAGGATATGTAAAATTTTCAACCTGGATTTCTCTCAATGTTCCTGATACTGATTTTGAAGTAACTCTTTTTGAGATCTTGCCGGATGGATCGAGTATTTTCCTGACCCAGGATTTTATGCGTGCCCGATATCGCGAATCATTAAAGCAGGAAAAACTGATAATTCCGGGAGAGATAAATAGATATGAATTCGCAGGATTTACTTTTTTTTCCCGATTGATCAGGAAGAACAGTCGTCTGCGTCTTTTGATCAAATCTCCTAACTCAATTTATATCCAGAAAAACTACAATAGCGGAGGAGTGGTTGCGGAAGAATCCGGGAAGGATGCACGAACTGCTCTTATAACTCTTTATCATGATGCGGAATATCAGAGTTATTTAGACATTCCGGTTGTGGTCTAG